Genomic window (Carassius carassius chromosome 36, fCarCar2.1, whole genome shotgun sequence):
aaccgcgctggaatcatcccgggccgacgctcacaagtccggggtaagtatacagcgatctgttaacagtcccaccacgtctactccgtgtgtttctctgcacaggcccggtgcacccaggacgcgatcttcccagatgtccttcactgcgacgccgggacaccacggaccctgggtgcatccacagcggaggacgcgagccgggtcccgggcgacgacttctccccctcctgccttcgacatctccatccggaaccgcttcgctcccctccgcgagacaggacgcgacgctgtgatcatcggagactccatcgtccgacacgtaagtgctacgttagccgaaggtaaagtgcacactcattgtttgcctcgtgctcgtgttctcgatgtttctgcgcagatacccgcgatcctgaaggtcgacgagagccccagagcggtcgtgcttcacgccggggttaacgacaccacgctgcggcagacggagacgctgaagagggacttcagcagcctgatcgagacggttcgcagcacgacgcccgcggcgacgatcgtcatgtcaggaccactgcccacgtatcgacgaggacacgaaaggttcagtagactttttgctttaaatgaatggttgttgtcatggtgtaaagaacagaaactgctatttgttaataactggaatcttttctgggagcgccctaggctgtttcgcgctgatggattacaccccagcagaatcggagcggagctgctctctgacaacatctccaggacacttcgctccatgtgactagtaagacaattctctaatagctattatgatgagttttgttccacccgcttaaatgataaaagtacttgtgctgtaaaaactattaagactgtgtctgttccccggatagtgaggtcaaaatataatgtaggatctagaaaaaatcttatcgtaattaaaccagaaaaatgtaaagtaaatgaacaaaaacaatttttaaagtttgggctcataaatattagatcactcacacccaaagcagttattgtaaatgaaatgatcacagaaaatagttttgatgtactctgcttgactgaaacctggctaaaaccaaatgattattttggtctaaatgagtctactccaccgaactactgttataagcatgagccccgtcagactggtcgtggaggaggtgttgcaacaatatatagtgata
Coding sequences:
- the LOC132116773 gene encoding uncharacterized protein LOC132116773; translation: MSFTATPGHHGPWVHPQRRTRAGSRATTSPPPAFDISIRNRFAPLRETGRDAVIIGDSIVRHVSATLAEGKVHTHCLPRARVLDVSAQIPAILKVDESPRAVVLHAGVNDTTLRQTETLKRDFSSLIETVRSTTPAATIVMSGPLPTYRRGHERFSRLFALNEWLLSWCKEQKLLFVNNWNLFWERPRLFRADGLHPSRIGAELLSDNISRTLRSM